The genomic window ACTCTTCTTAAATGCAGCCTTAGCTTCATTGTCTTTAGAGTCTGGTTTGGTCGCCCACTTAGCACCGTCGTTCTCCATCTTGGCGAGCAATGCTGCGTGTTTGTCTTTCAGGTAGGCGTGCAGACCGTGTTCGAAGGCCAAAACCTTGTTCACAGGCAGATCATCCATGAAGCCCTTGTTCACCGAGAACAGCGTTGCACCCATCAGGCTGATAGGCAGAGGGCTGTACTGAGTCTGCTTGAGCAGTTCGGTCACGCGGGCACCGCGGTCCAGCTGCTTGCGGGTGGCTTCATCCAGGTCAGACGCGAACTGCGCAAACGCAGCCAATTCACGGTACTGGGCCAGGTCGGTACGGATACCGCCGGACTGCCCTTTAATTAAGTTTGTCTGCGCAGCGCCACCGACGCGGGACACCGAGATACCGGCGTTGATCGCGGGGCGGATACCGGCGTTGAACAGCGAGGTTTCCAGGAAGATCTGGCCGTCGGTGATCGAAATCACGTTGGTAGGCACGAAGGCCGACACGTCACCCGCTTGGGTTTCGATGATAGGCAGAGCGGTCAAAGAACCGGTCTTGCCCTTCACGGCGCCCTTGGTGAAGGCTTCGACGTAGTCGGCGTTAACACGAGCGGCCCGCTCCAGCAGACGGCTGTGGAGATAGAACACGTCGCCAGGGTAGGCTTCACGGCCTGGTGGGCGGCGCAGCAACAGGGACACTTGGCGGTAGGCAACGGCTTGCTTGGACAGGTCGTCATACACGATCAGCGCGTCTTCGCCGCGGTCGCGGAAGTATTCACCCATGGTGCAACCGGAGTAGGCCGAGACGTACTGCATGGCAGCCGATTCGGACGCGGTTGCCGCCACAACAATGGTGTACTCCATCGCGCCAGCTTGTTCCAGCGAACGGACCACATTCTTGACGGACGACGCCTTTTGGCCAATCGCGACGTAAATACACGTGACGTTTTGACCCTTTTGGTTGATGATGGCGTCAATCGCAACAGCCGTTTTACCGGTCTGGCGGTCACCAATGATCAACTCGCGCTGGCCACGGCCCACGGGCACCATGGAGTCAATAGACTTCAGACCCGTTTGCATGGGCTGGTCCACCGATTTACGGGCGATAACACCGGGCGCAACCTTTTCGATCACGTCGGTCATCTTGGCGTTGATGGGGCCTTTGCCGTCGATAGGCTGACCCAGCGCATTGACCACACGGCCTTTGAGCTCGGGGCCGACGGGAACTTCCAGAATACGGCCGGTGCACTTGACCGTGTCGCCTTCGGAGATGTGTTCGTACTCACCCAAAATCACGGAGCCGACCGAGTCGCGCTCCAGATTCAGGGCCAGACCATAAGTGGGCAAACCATCGCTGCCGGCCGGGAATTCAAGCATTTCGCCCTGCATCACGTCAGACAGGCCGTGGATGCGGCAAATGCCGTCCGTCACGGAAACCACGGTACCCTGGTTGCGAATATCGCTAGTCGCGGCCAAGCCTTCGATGCGGCTCTTGATCAATTCAGAAATTTCTGCGGGATTGAGTTGCATGACTCTTTCCTTCTTTCTTTAGTTGGGCTTCACAGCAAGTGGCTTGCG from Rhodoferax sp. AJA081-3 includes these protein-coding regions:
- the atpA gene encoding F0F1 ATP synthase subunit alpha — translated: MQLNPAEISELIKSRIEGLAATSDIRNQGTVVSVTDGICRIHGLSDVMQGEMLEFPAGSDGLPTYGLALNLERDSVGSVILGEYEHISEGDTVKCTGRILEVPVGPELKGRVVNALGQPIDGKGPINAKMTDVIEKVAPGVIARKSVDQPMQTGLKSIDSMVPVGRGQRELIIGDRQTGKTAVAIDAIINQKGQNVTCIYVAIGQKASSVKNVVRSLEQAGAMEYTIVVAATASESAAMQYVSAYSGCTMGEYFRDRGEDALIVYDDLSKQAVAYRQVSLLLRRPPGREAYPGDVFYLHSRLLERAARVNADYVEAFTKGAVKGKTGSLTALPIIETQAGDVSAFVPTNVISITDGQIFLETSLFNAGIRPAINAGISVSRVGGAAQTNLIKGQSGGIRTDLAQYRELAAFAQFASDLDEATRKQLDRGARVTELLKQTQYSPLPISLMGATLFSVNKGFMDDLPVNKVLAFEHGLHAYLKDKHAALLAKMENDGAKWATKPDSKDNEAKAAFKKSCQAAEDELNAAIAAFKKTFA